From the genome of Solanum stenotomum isolate F172 chromosome 5, ASM1918654v1, whole genome shotgun sequence:
cacaggatgagttaggtgggctacaGGATACCGTAGGAGTGTTCTCATTATCTAATTTGTATTAGGGAGATATTCCTATTTGAAGTCGGGTTGTCTAgctaaggaaagtcaaaaccggattttcgaagggtattatggtcttttcactacccaattaattaaattcatttttggtaattaagctGGGGTCTAAACTAAATCAGTTCAGTTTACGCTTAATGAAATtcagttagggttttgagagaaaagaaaagaagaggaaaaaaagcATGGATTCGTCCCGTTCTTGAAGTTAAGCTTGTGGATTTCAccaagggttaatccctacgaggtatgtgagatcacatagcattgggtttgttcacccatgcgccaatcatgatttgaTTCTGTGAAATATTGTTCTTGAAAGtgtagaaattgagttcttgatggattttgttgaagtttctattgggttcttgattgtTGATGTTATTGAGAAATTCTTGagttaaattaatgaaatttgaTGTTGTTTTGAGTGGATTCTCATATACCTTGGTTGTTTATTCgaattctaagtgtttggggaagaaAATAATTGAATCTAGAggttttagagttgaaaaatgagcAAAACAATTCGTCAAAAACATGGGGAAGGGggctggggcgccgcgccactTAGAGCACCCCAAATAAACTTCTGTAGCTTGGGCTCTGCTGAGCCGCACGACTTAGACTGCCCCAACCCAGTTCCTGAAGTTTTCCCTCTGGCTCACAGCGCCACTCAGAGCACCAGGGTCGCCATGTCTCCTacctttcccacttctttccgtttgagttcccttgaattgtacctatgttttctagttgatttctacactctaaggtacgtctaaacatcatgatatCATCTATAACATAAGATCTTGACCTGTGAAtccataaatcaaattcaaggtagagctaagagtcaagtaAAGAGAGTTCTTGGAATCTTTTCAAAGTCTATTTCAAtcattttaaacttgttttttaaaataatcaagCATTGAGTTGAGAAATATTAGAGCCgagttcatttctttaaaaatgaattatggggactaagtaatcccaaagaaaaaatattttcacatttaagataagAGGAAATACCGATTTCCGAACAAGTTTTCATGAGTAGCTTTGAgttccatctcttttaagagataatCTTTTTGAGTAATAACATCAAATCACATAGAAAGAgtaatgtttttaaacatatcaaCTGAGTTTTTCTGGAGTAGTATTTAGCACCGATATGGAGATGAGTCCATAATTGCTCAagtccccataaaccatgtagccaacgcgggtagaaagggtcatactttttagatgattccttaatgcttcttatcatagactagtggatccacttagttgaggcattCTATATCCTGACAAGTTATAgcacagttctggcagcatagGCGAgatattgtatcatcacatagatcatactgatggttgtcgattagagaaactcccacaaaattatattactttattatgtatgtatagtGAGCTATTACTTACTggtttaaatgctttatataaatttcACCTTTACTATTGTTTAATTcagcatttgagttgagtatttaagagttgagtaaagctgagGTAATTGTTCTTTCATaattcagttcaagcttatgtcgtGTTTAGTTTTTCCGTCATATGCAATGTACTGATCCCGTTTGGCCTGCATCgctttatgatgcagatataggtaacCATGATTAGCATCTAGTGCCCCATCAatctagttgagcactcagagtcaatTGGTGAGTTTTCTTACTTTCTGGAGGATCccattttacattttttttagtatttcagtTATTAGGAGGCtcaggggtcttgtcccgacatccctcattgttttagaggcttcatagatggaTAGCTATAGTTAATTAGTCTTTGCATTCTCAATtgtttatgttaagacttgagttgtcattttggccAGACGATTATTTATTTCAGGGCATTCTAAGTTATTTGCATGAGTATATTTTGAGACTGCTTAGTGTGGTTTAATTCTTCTgctaagagttaagccaggCCAGGGGTTCGCTTGGGGCAAGCAATAGTTCTCGCCTGCCAGTCCCGCCCATGGTATTGGTTCGGtgcgtgacaaacatggtattacAGAACAGATTTCAAGAATCTTAGGGAGTCTATgtagtcgtgtctgtagagtcctagtatAAGAGCGCCACTTCTATAATTTGGAGGCTTCAACATTTaagaactatctcacttctttcatattcatttcgTCCGATAGAGTTAATCTTTGTAAAGTTTCCCTCTAAGTCGTGCTTGCGCAtttctttcagatcatgcctccatgaagagttgtctaaggtcgtcctgctaggaggAAAGTTCAtgagcaaggggtacctaatgccccagaagtgcaaccccaaggagaagcCAATAATGCTGAATTTTGGGAAGAAATCTAAATGctaagtcaagttgtgaccaacaaagttgagaaataaagatggGCTAGATAGAAAGTGGCGGATGCTTCAAGGATCCATGAGTtcgtgaggatgaatcctcacACCTTCACTGTTTCAAGCACCACAGAGGATCCAGAAAACTTTATAGAGACAATGCAGAAggtgtttgaggttatgcataTTGTCGATGCATAGCGAGTGGAACTAGGTGCCTATCAACTGAAGAGTGTTTCTAGGACTTTGTTTGACTAGTGGAAGAAGAGTAGGGTTGACGATGTACcagttttgagtttgaatgtttttgagaaagctttcttggggcatttctttccccgtgagataAGAGAAGCCAAGGTACGAGAATTACTTACCCTTAAGCAGGAACCTATGAGTGTTCACGAGTAcagtttgaagttcacccaactttcccgatatgctctggagatggttgatcatatgaggagcaggatgagtctGTTTGTTGCTCGATTGTCTCGTATGTCATATAAAGAGGGCAAGGCAGAGATTCTTATAGAggacatggacatagcaagACTTATGGGTTATGTGCAGTAGGTTGAGGAACATAATTTAAGGGATAGAGAAGAATTTATAAACAAGAAAGCTAAGTCAGAGGAATGAGTTCAGGCAGCAAAGGAGTAATGTGAACTAGTCTtcctttcaacataagcaaaaggGAACTGCTCCAtgatctgctagtgcacctacacCAAGGAACAAAGGTGATTATAGTAGTCAGAATTCACAGAATTTCAAAGCTAGACCTGATGCATCTCACgatagtgtggcacaaggaggtaattggACTCCTACATGTGCTCTGTTtggtaggaaccacccaggTGAGTGTCATGATGGCTctactggttgtttcaagtttggtcaagagggtcacttcatgagagaTAGAGctcaatcttcttcagttgatCCACCAGACaaggctgcacctagaggagctacttaaGGGACTGGCAAAAGAGCAAACCGCCTATATGCAATCACAAGTtgtcaagagcaagagaattctccaaatgttgacgctggtatgatcaaagcctttacttttgatgtttatgctttgctagatccaggggtgaatctatcttttgtgactccatatGTTGCgataaattttgatgttcttcatGAAACATCTTGAACCCTTCGATATTTATACACATGTTGATGAGTCTATTCTAACttagagagtctatcgtgattgtgttatttccgtcaatcacaagagcaccatggctgatttagttcaCTTACACAcgatagattttgatgttattctaggtatgggctggcttcatgcctgttatgccttcatttattgtagaactcgagttgttaagttccaaattcctaatgagtCAGTTTAGAGTGGAGTAGCAGATCAGTAGTGCCTAAaggtcgtttcatttcataccaTAAAGCAATAAAGTTATTTTCCAAGGCGtatgtctatcacttagttagAGTTAATGATtttagtgttgagacacctcctattgagtcagttccagttgtgagtgaATTTCCTGACGATCTTCttggagtccctcctgagagagaaatagatttcgatATAGATCTTCTTCCcgatactcatcctatatctattccgccatataggaTGGCACCAGCTAAAAGGACAGTTCAAAGATCTCCTagagaagggttttattcgaccaagtgtctcaccttaaGGAGctctggtcttatttgtgaggaataAGGATAGTTTTGTTAGattgtgtatagattaccgtcagttgaacaaggttactatcaagaataagtatccttttCTGAGAATTAATAATCTCTTCGATCAAaatcagggtgccacttgtatctccaagatagacctcagatctgggtACAAGCAGTTAAGAGTTAGTGAatatgatattccaaagacaactttcagaacCCGTtctggtcattatgagtttctggtcatgttgTTCGGCTTAACCAATGCGCCagcagcattcatggaccttatgaatagagtattcaagccttatttatatatgtttgttatcgtattcattgatgacattctaatgtATTCAAGGAATAAGGAAGATCATGCTTGCCATctcagagtagttctccaaactctgaAGGATACAGAGTagtatgctaaattctctaaatgtgagttttggcttgagtctctaactttcttaggccacattgtttctagtgatggaattagagttgatccCTAGAAAATTGAGGGTGTACAAAATTAGCCGAGACCctcatctccaactgatattaggagtttcttggggttggctggatattatagaaggtttatagaggggttctcatctatttcctcacctttgaccaagttgactcagaaaacagtgaagtttcaatggtctgaagcttgtgagaaaatatttcaagaattgaaaTCTAGGTTGACTACTTCCCCAAtattgaccttaccggagggtacgcaaggctttgttatgtattgtgatgcgtccagagtttGTTTGGGTTAtgtgttaatgtagaatggtaaaattatagcttatgcctctagacaactgaatgttcatgagaataattatctaacccatgatctagagttggttgtcATAGAATTTTCAGTAAAAGTTTGGTGTCATCAGCTTTATAGTGTTCACTGATCagaagagtcttcagtatgtttagtcagaaagagcttaatcttagaCAAAGGAGGTGATTAGAGTTACTCAagaattatgacatgagtattctataccacccaggtaaggctaatttTGTTGCTGATGACTTGAGCAGGTtttctatgggtagtaccacccatgttgaggaagaaagatagAGTTAgtgaaagatgtgcacagacttgcccGGTTaagagttcgactaatggatttcACAGAAGGAAGAGTGgaggtgatgaatggggctaaatcatcattagtgtatgaaattaaaaagaaacaaggccaagatcctatttttcttgaattgaaggcaaatgttcataagcaaaacgtgatggcttttgaactagggggagatggtgtattgaggtatcaaggtaggttgtgtgaaCAAAGGGTTGATGAACTCTAAGACAGGATCATGggggaagctcatagctccagatattccattcatccgagttccacaaagatgtatcgtgacttgagagaagtatatTCGTGAAATAGTATGAAGATGGGTATTGTTGAGTTCGGTGCTAAATtccctaattgtcaacaagttagagtagagcatcaaaggcccgATGGTATGACTCAGAATATAGAGATTCCATAGTGCAAGtaggagatgatcaatatggactttattactGGTTTGTTGCGGTCTCGCAcacaacatgattccatttgggtgattgttgatcaaatgacaaaatcaacccactttttgcgAGTAAAGACTATCCAttcagcagaggattatgccaggttatatattcaagagatagtaagacttcatggagatCAAGtttccattatttcagatagaggtgcacaaatttagaagtcattccagaaaggcttgggttcaaaagtGAATTTGAGTACTGCTTTTAATCTTCAGACAAATGGTCAAGTAGAGAGCacaattcagaccttagaagatatgttgagggcctacgtgattgatttcaaggatattttggatgatcacctacccctCATTGAGTTTGAATAttacaatagttaccactctagaaTCCacatggctccttatgaagctctttatgggaggcgatgcagatctcctattggatggtttaaggttggtgaagcagggttgataggaccagacttagttcatcaatctatggagaaggtgaaagttattcaagagaggttgaaaacagcgtAAAGTCGTCataaatcctacactgatgttagaagaagggagttagagtttgaagtaaatgattgggtatacttgaaagttgcacccatgaaaggtgttatgagatttggtaagaaggggaagcttagcccccggtatattggcccttaaagaatatccaaaaggattggtaatgtaACTTATAAGTTGGAGCTACTACAAGAGTTAGTAGCGGTCCATCCCTTATTTCATATTTCtgtgttgaagaagtgcatgggagatttTTCACTTATCATAtctactgaagatattggtatcaaagATAGCTTATCTATGAGGAGATTCTTGTTCAGATTTTAGACCGgaaggttcgcaagttgagaaccaaggaagaagcattagtcaaagttctttggagaaatAAGTTTATTGGGGAAGCTACTTGGAAAGCTGAGGAGGACATGGAGAAgatatatccacatctctttgagcccagagaaattccagatcaacGTACTAATTTGTTTAATTGATATACTGCATGTGTTAGATTTGGTTGCTAGGTGTTTGAGATTAATGTTAGATCTTACACCCTAAGCTTGTacgagtaatctcattcgatgACGAATGTTCCCGAGTGGGAGATATTGTGACACGTTGCTATTCCAAggaactagaaagaactagaatttgaaagaaaccTTTTTAggaataatcaaatttggaaagtttgacaagtTGAGCTAAGTATGACTTTTTGGTCATCTTCAAACGAGTATAACTCCTAACACAAGATGAGTTCTGTGGGTTACAAGATACCATAGAAAGTATCTTTGAagtatctttccaatgccaccgagtttgctcattttttagttcgtatgagggagatatgcccattggaagtcAGGTTGTCTAgctaaggaaagtcaaaaccggattttagaagggtattattGTCCTTTCAATACCCAATTAAGTAacttcgtttttggtaattaatttgGGGTCAAAACTGAATCGTTTTAGTTTATGCTTCATaaaattaagttagggttttgtgAGGAgtaaagaagaggagaaaataggagaagaagcaagaatTCATCGCGTTCTTGAAGTTAAGCTTGTGGATTTAGCAaagggttgatccctacgaggtatgtgagatcacatagtgttgggttcgttcacccacactccaatcatgatttgatttggtGAAATTTTGTCCTTGAAAGTATAGAAATTAAGTTCTTAATGGATTTTGTTGAGGTTTCTAGAGGGTTCttgattgttgatgttgttgagaagttcttgagttaaaTTACTGAAATTTGATGTTGTTTTGAATGGATTCTCGTATGCCTTGGTTGTgtattcaaattctaagtttttGGGGAAGAAACTAATTGAATCTAGAGGGTTTAAagttgaaaaacgagcaagaaaatTCGTCAAAAACCTGGAGAAGGGGGTGGGCTGTTGCACTAGTCAGAGCGACCCAAGTAAAGACCCAAATAAACTTTTGTAGTGTGGGCTTTAGGGAGCCGTGCCAATCTGAGCGCCCCAACCTAGTTTCTGAAGTTTGCCCTCAGGCGCCCGGCACCATTCAGAGCGCTAGGGTCGCCAGGTCTCCTACCCTTTTCCACTTCTTTGCTTTTCAGTTCCCTTGAATcttacctatgtttcctagttgatttctacactctaaggtacgtctaagcATCATGAGATCAtgacccttgaatccataaatcaaattcaaagtaGAGATAAGATTCAAGTCAATAGAGTTCTTAGAATCTTTTCAAAGtctattaaaattattttaaacttgtttttaaaagacttaagcattgagttgagaaagagtagagccgagttcatttctttaaaaatgaaGTGTAGGGACTAAGTAAtcttaaagagtaaatgtttttacatttaagatgagaggaaacaccgattgtCGAACGAGTTTTCATTAGTAGTTTTGAGTTCCATCTTTTTTAAGGGATAAGCTTTTTCAGTAGTAACCTCAAATCACAGAGAAagagtaattattttaaacatatgagttgtgaattttgggagtagtattgagcaccgatatggggatgagtccATAGTAACtcaagcccccataaaccatgtagctagTATGGGTAGAAAGgctcatactttttagatgattccttaatattTCTTAacataaactagtggatccacttagttgaggcaaTCTATATCCCGGCAAGTTATAAGACAGTTCTAGCAAGATgtgcgagacgttgtatcatcacatagctcatactgatggttgtcggttagagaaattcgcacaaaattatattactttattataaatgtatattgagttgttacgtactgttttaaatgctttatataaactacACCTTTATTGTTGTTCAATTCtatatttgagttgagtattgaAGAGCTGAATAAAGTTGAGGTAAGTGTTTATTTTGaattcagttcaagcttatgtcgtGTTTAGgtttcccctcgcatgcttaTACATTCAATGAAAtcatgtcatttggcctgcatcgttttatgatgcagatacaagtaaccaggatcaacatccagcgcctcgtcGATCCAGTTGAGAACTAAAGTCAGTctgtgagcctccttgctttccggaggatccctttttacattgttttaagtatctcagttgttaggatgatcgggggtcttatCCTGACATCCCTCATTGTTTTCGAtgcttcatagacagatagaTATAGTTCGTTAGTTATtccattttcaattatttatgttaagacttgagttgccattttggccagacatatatttatttcaaggCATTCTAAGTTATTTGCATGAGTATATTTTGAGGTTGCTTATTATGGTTTAAGTCTTCCGGTAATAGTTAAGCCAGGCCGAACGTTCACTTGGggacaacaatggttctcgagtgccattcccacccagggtgtaggctcggggtgtgacaaacttgatatcaaagcacagagttcaagagtcctagggagtctatgaagccgtgtctgtagagtccttgTTATCGGTGTGAAGGGCGCCACATCTAAAATTACGAGGCTGCAAcctttaggaactatctcacttctttcatattcattttgtgTGATAGATTAATCTCTGTAAAGTTTCCTTCTAACTCGGGCTTGCGCatgtctttcagatcatgcctccacgaaaaGCTGTCTAAGGTCATCCTGTTAGGAGGAAAGTTGAAGAGCAAGGGGTATCTAATGCCCCagaagtgcaacctcaaggagAAGTCACTAATGCTGAATTTCAGGAAGCAATCCAAATGCTAAGTCAAGATGTGACCAACCAAGTTGGACAACAAAGAGGGGCTAGACAAGAATTGGCTCATACTTCAAGGATctgtgagttcttgaggatgaatcctccaagcttcaaGTGTTCAATCACCGCAGAGGATCCGGGAAATTTTATAAAGGAACTGCAAAAggtgtttgaggttatgcatgttgCCGATGCTAAGCGAGTGGAACTAGCTTCCTGTCAACTGAAGTGTAATGcgaggacttggtttgaccagtggaagaagAGTAGGGCTGACGATGCACCAGTTTTGAGTTGGATTGTGTTCGAGAGTGCTTTCTTGGGCAGTTTCATTCCGCGTGAGCTAAGAGAAGCCAAGGTACAGGAATTCCTTACCCTTAAGTATGAACCTATGaatgttcatgagtacagtttaAAGTTTACACAACTTTCCTGATATGCTCCGGAGATAGTTGCTGAGATGAGGAGCAAGATGAgtctgtttgttgctgggttctCTCGTCTTTAAAGTAAGGAGGATAAGCCAGTGATGCTTCTAAGTGACATGGAAATAGTGAGACTTCTTGTTTATGTGCAGCAGGCttaggaagagaagctgagggatagcGAAGAATTTAGCAATAAGAAAGCTAACatagggaatgagtccgggcagcaaagTAGTAATGTGAACCAGTTTTCCTTTCAATATAAGAAAAAGAGACCgactccatcatctgctagtgcacctgcaccaaatAACAAAGGTGAGTCTAGTAGTCAGAATTCGCAAAATTTAAAAGCTAGACTTGCTCAGTCTTAGGGTgttgtggcacaaggaggtaattggGCTCCTACATGTGCTACGTGAGATAGGAACCACACAAGTATGTGTCGCGATAGCTctactggttgtttcaagtgtggtcacgAGGATCACATCATgaaagagtgtcctaagaacagGCAAGGAAATGGTAATAGGGGCAagagagcccaatcttcttcagttgctccactagACAAGGCTACACCTaaaggagctacttcagggactGGCGGAGAAGCAAACCGCTAATATGCAATCACTagtcgtcaagagcaagagaattctccagatgttgtcactagtatgatcaaagtctttacttttgatgtttattgCATGCTAGATCTAGAGGCAAGtgtatcttttgtgactccatatgttgcgatgaattttgatattgttCTTGAGAAACTTTGAGAGCCCTTcaatgtttctacacctgttggtaaGTCTATTCTAGCTTAGAGAGTCTATCCTGATTGTGTTATTTCTGTTTATAACAAGATCACCATGGTTgctttagttgagttagacatggtagattttgatgttattcagggtatggactggcttcatgtaTGTTATGCCttcattgattgtagaactcaagttGTTAAGTTCTGAATTCCTAATGAGCCATTTATAGAATGGAGTAGCAGATTAGTAGTGCCTAAGGGTTTTTTCATTTCATATCGTAAGGCGAGAAGGTTTGTTTCCAAGgagtgtgtctatcactta
Proteins encoded in this window:
- the LOC125863761 gene encoding uncharacterized protein LOC125863761; protein product: MADLVHLHTIDFDVILVRVNDFSVETPPIESVPVVSEFPDDLLGVPPEREIDFDIDLLPDTHPISIPPYRMAPAKRTVQRSPREGRKVEEQGVSNAPEVQPQGEVTNAEFQEAIQMLSQDVTNQVGQQRGARQELAHTSRICEFLRMNPPSFKCSITAEDPGNFIKELQKVFEVMHVADAKRVELASCQLKCNARTWFDQWKKSRADDAPVLSWIVFESAFLGSFIPRELREAKCGHEDHIMKECPKNRQGNGNRGKRAQSSSVAPLDKATPKGATSGTGGEANR